The following are encoded in a window of Candidatus Fluviicola riflensis genomic DNA:
- the ybeY gene encoding rRNA maturation RNase YbeY has protein sequence MVEIHIEDIEEIPGINPEFLFAWFNHVCEIEKKTLGEITVIFCSDEYLLEMNRTHLSHDYYTDIITFDYSEESEVSGDLFISVDRVDDNAKELSNTFIDELNRVCVHGLLHLCGYKDKSPEDESLMRSKEDEMLALRVFHVKHLS, from the coding sequence ATGGTAGAAATACACATTGAAGATATTGAAGAAATTCCGGGTATTAACCCGGAATTTTTGTTTGCATGGTTTAACCATGTTTGTGAAATTGAAAAGAAGACACTTGGCGAAATCACCGTTATTTTTTGTTCTGACGAGTATTTGTTGGAGATGAACCGAACCCATTTGAGTCACGATTATTATACGGACATCATCACGTTTGATTATTCTGAAGAAAGCGAAGTGAGTGGTGATTTGTTTATAAGCGTTGATCGGGTTGATGATAACGCGAAAGAACTGTCGAATACATTTATTGATGAACTGAATCGCGTGTGTGTTCATGGTCTCCTGCATCTCTGTGGTTATAAGGATAAATCTCCTGAAGACGAATCGTTGATGCGCTCAAAAGAAGATGAAATGTTGGCGCTTCGCGTGTTCCACGTGAAACATTTGAGTTAG
- a CDS encoding ATP-binding protein codes for MKQGYTLIDSLTIRSELDNLPVVESLIDKVCQSVGVHEDLYGNVLIAVTEAVNNAIIHGNKSNKDAAVELSVFDDAESFGFSVADAGPGFDYKNLPDPTAPENIEKEHGRGVFLMRNLADEVEFNDRGNEVLVLFHK; via the coding sequence ATGAAGCAAGGTTATACTCTGATTGATTCGTTAACCATTCGTTCTGAACTTGATAATCTACCTGTAGTAGAATCACTGATTGACAAAGTTTGTCAGTCGGTAGGTGTGCACGAAGACCTTTATGGCAATGTGTTGATTGCGGTTACTGAGGCAGTAAACAATGCAATTATTCACGGAAATAAATCCAATAAAGACGCTGCTGTTGAGCTGAGTGTTTTTGATGACGCTGAATCTTTTGGGTTTAGTGTTGCAGATGCGGGCCCGGGTTTTGATTACAAGAACCTCCCCGACCCTACTGCGCCGGAAAACATTGAGAAGGAACACGGTCGCGGTGTTTTTCTGATGCGAAATCTGGCTGATGAAGTTGAATTCAATGACCGCGGGAATGAAGTGCTGGTCTTATTCCACAAGTAA